One genomic window of Mucilaginibacter sp. SJ includes the following:
- a CDS encoding glycosyltransferase has translation MKTILVVNNSSQISGAEFSLLELLDTLKNHYKIIIAIPEKGDFGQKLSSLNYQVEYFRMLRFSRKSNGSNKLRYAVTLLATSFKILCYAKKNNIDLLYLNSNQSAVYSIFIRVLTPIKTIWHVRDSLKNKMITKVLSLGVSQVICVSKYIYAQIPVKKEKKTLIYNGIDTDLWKPFRKTNGLLPATIEDEKTILIGNIGQLIPWKNHMELIKVVKLISSKSENVHFLFLGDDLFNQYPEYVNQLKLAVGDTNLTGYISFLGNRQNILSYINQIDILVHCATEEPFGRVVMEAMALQKPVVAYKSGGVAELIVENKTGFLVEPYNYSDFADKLELLLKNKPLRDKFGFEGRKRIQANFSAEIYTGKIQTLIKKQIA, from the coding sequence ATGAAAACAATTTTGGTAGTTAATAACTCATCCCAAATTAGTGGAGCTGAGTTTAGTCTTTTAGAACTACTGGACACGCTGAAAAATCATTATAAAATTATTATCGCCATACCTGAAAAAGGTGATTTCGGACAAAAACTAAGCTCGCTTAACTATCAGGTTGAATATTTTAGGATGCTCCGGTTCTCGCGCAAAAGCAATGGTTCAAATAAATTGCGCTATGCTGTTACCCTCCTGGCTACGTCTTTTAAGATTCTTTGTTACGCAAAGAAAAACAATATTGATCTCCTATACTTGAACTCAAACCAGTCTGCGGTTTATTCGATATTTATCAGGGTGCTAACCCCCATAAAAACCATATGGCATGTCAGAGATTCCCTGAAAAATAAAATGATTACCAAGGTTTTAAGTTTAGGCGTAAGTCAAGTAATATGTGTTTCAAAATACATTTATGCTCAAATTCCGGTAAAAAAAGAGAAAAAAACCTTGATCTACAATGGGATAGATACAGACTTATGGAAGCCTTTTCGCAAAACAAACGGGCTTTTGCCGGCTACAATTGAAGACGAAAAAACGATACTGATAGGTAATATAGGACAATTGATTCCATGGAAGAACCATATGGAACTGATCAAAGTCGTTAAATTGATATCTTCAAAAAGTGAAAATGTTCATTTTTTATTTTTGGGAGATGATTTGTTTAACCAGTACCCAGAATACGTAAACCAACTCAAATTGGCTGTTGGGGATACAAACTTAACCGGCTACATTTCTTTTTTAGGCAATCGGCAAAATATTTTGAGCTATATAAATCAAATTGATATCCTGGTACATTGTGCAACAGAAGAGCCATTTGGAAGAGTTGTTATGGAGGCTATGGCGCTACAGAAACCCGTTGTTGCTTATAAATCTGGGGGGGTCGCAGAGCTTATTGTCGAAAATAAAACAGGGTTTCTTGTAGAACCTTATAATTATTCGGATTTTGCAGATAAGCTGGAGCTACTTTTAAAGAATAAGCCACTAAGAGACAAATTTGGATTTGAAGGTAGAAAAAGAATACAAGCCAACTTTTCGGCCGAAATTTATACCGGAAAGATTCAGACACTTATAAAAAAGCAAATTGCATAG
- a CDS encoding NAD-dependent epimerase/dehydratase family protein produces MKILVTGGAGFIGSNLISILQKNGYHAICFDNFDEFKEQKQLNISPFLDSENFTLIEGDICNMDHLKSIPDIDVIVHLAAKTNVRSSINNARRFYEVNVSGTKNLLEFARLRRVKQFVFASSSSVYGINPAIPWTEDAFPLPVSPYAISKLRCEEIGRFYSDQYGIRFLALRFFNVFGPAQRPDLVIHKFFKYILEGRPLEVLGDGRSSRDYTFVGDIVDGILSAIGYDQSDFEVINLGAQRSVNLMDLIIAIEEICQSPATINHCPEQPGDLLITYASIGKAKKILNYVPQNIFKEGLTAFYSWFISVKENRFTLPDPAILDIHSNILRDDIS; encoded by the coding sequence ATGAAGATTTTAGTGACCGGAGGTGCCGGATTTATCGGCAGCAATCTCATTTCGATTTTACAAAAAAACGGTTATCATGCCATTTGCTTTGATAACTTTGATGAGTTTAAAGAGCAGAAGCAGTTAAATATTTCCCCCTTTTTAGATAGTGAAAATTTTACATTGATAGAAGGTGATATCTGTAACATGGATCATCTTAAATCCATCCCCGATATTGATGTGATTGTTCATCTCGCAGCTAAAACAAACGTTCGTTCCAGCATAAACAATGCACGTCGCTTTTACGAGGTGAACGTTTCTGGTACAAAAAATTTACTCGAATTTGCGAGGCTGCGCCGTGTTAAGCAGTTTGTCTTTGCATCATCCAGCAGTGTCTATGGAATTAATCCGGCAATCCCATGGACCGAAGATGCATTCCCATTGCCGGTCAGTCCGTATGCAATTTCAAAACTACGCTGCGAGGAAATAGGGCGTTTTTACAGCGACCAGTATGGAATCAGATTTTTAGCCTTGCGCTTTTTTAACGTTTTTGGGCCAGCACAAAGACCAGATCTGGTCATTCATAAATTTTTCAAGTATATCTTAGAAGGGCGGCCGCTTGAAGTTTTAGGTGACGGGAGAAGCAGCCGTGATTATACATTTGTAGGAGACATCGTGGACGGAATTCTTTCAGCTATCGGGTATGATCAATCAGATTTTGAAGTAATCAATTTAGGGGCACAACGTTCAGTCAATTTAATGGATTTGATCATAGCCATTGAAGAGATTTGCCAAAGCCCTGCAACTATAAATCATTGTCCCGAGCAACCAGGGGATCTGCTAATTACTTACGCTTCCATTGGCAAGGCAAAAAAAATTCTTAATTATGTGCCGCAGAACATATTCAAAGAAGGCCTCACGGCGTTTTATAGCTGGTTTATATCAGTTAAGGAAAACAGGTTTACCCTGCCTGATCCGGCTATCCTGGATATTCACAGTAATATTTTAAGGGATGATATCAGTTAA
- a CDS encoding 4'-phosphopantetheinyl transferase family protein → MVSIYAISNEFELSDAGRSSYLNSFPFDIQKKILGFSKWQDAQASFLGKVLLKKGLEDFKIDSNLSNLKYTSYGRPYIEDALDFNISHSGNWVVCAFSTIGRIGVDVEKISPIPVCEFKSHFLEEEWNLILRSENTYHTFYAYWTAKEAIIKAEGKGLSIPLYTIWIKGGLSVLGQTPWYYKSVSLADNYQMHIASDKPLIDIDLIKLSLDDIVNVKL, encoded by the coding sequence ATGGTGAGTATTTATGCTATTAGTAATGAATTTGAATTGTCTGATGCTGGTCGTTCATCTTATCTTAATTCATTTCCTTTTGATATCCAAAAGAAAATTTTAGGGTTTAGCAAATGGCAGGATGCCCAGGCATCTTTTTTAGGAAAAGTTCTGTTAAAAAAAGGATTGGAAGATTTTAAGATAGATTCTAATTTGTCAAATTTAAAATATACATCTTATGGGAGGCCTTACATAGAAGATGCTTTAGATTTTAATATATCTCATTCGGGAAATTGGGTTGTTTGCGCATTTTCTACAATTGGACGTATTGGAGTTGATGTAGAGAAAATTAGTCCTATTCCGGTTTGTGAATTTAAAAGTCATTTTCTTGAAGAGGAATGGAATCTTATCCTCCGTTCTGAAAATACGTATCACACCTTTTATGCTTACTGGACAGCAAAGGAAGCTATAATCAAGGCCGAAGGGAAAGGGCTTAGTATCCCACTTTATACCATTTGGATTAAGGGGGGGCTATCAGTGCTGGGACAAACCCCTTGGTATTATAAATCTGTTTCATTAGCTGACAATTATCAAATGCACATTGCATCTGATAAGCCGTTAATAGATATAGACCTGATTAAATTATCATTGGACGACATTGTCAATGTTAAATTGTAG